The Syngnathus typhle isolate RoL2023-S1 ecotype Sweden linkage group LG3, RoL_Styp_1.0, whole genome shotgun sequence genome window below encodes:
- the gpr78a gene encoding G-protein coupled receptor 26, which translates to MPEGISLGVSALDSSPHVHFVWQSVSADGELKHVGLCSTSAGKAEPRMMTIPEFLLEVSIVVVAVVSLVTNMSVLLCFTHSSELRSHVPGIFVLNLSFSNILLAFINMPATFFGVAKSAEPFGKWFCQLVSFAETFLITNSMLSMAALSLDRWIAVMFPLSYSSKMRHRDAILMVVYSWLQSLTFSLTQLLMDWGGYSHTYASCTVHLAADGRSQLAAYATFTVLLHCCGFTLSLAVLCFSYLKVLRVAKSHCKRIDVITVQTLLLLVDIHPSVKERCLAEQKKRRQRATKKICVFIGSFIFCYSPYVITRLVELLPSVHIPQYWGIITKCLCYAKASSDPFVYCLLRHQYRKVLVRIIGRFFRKDHYLLSTSTWSSTFDTTEDNCARTT; encoded by the exons ATGCCAGAAGGGATCAGTTTAGGTGTTTCAGCACTGGACAGCTCTCCACATGTGCACTTTGTGTGGCAATCTGTCTCAGCTGATGGGGAGCTCAAACATGTAGGACTTTGTTCCACAAGTGCCGGCAAAGCGGAACCTCGAATGATGACCATCCCCGAGTTCCTTCTGGAAGTATCCATCGTGGTGGTGGCTGTTGTTTCCTTGGTGACCAACATGTCGGTGCTGCTGTGTTTCACCCACAGCTCAGAGTTGAGGTCCCACGTGCCGGGAATCTTTGTCCTCAACCTGTCTTTCTCCAACATCCTCCTGGCTTTCATCAACATGCCTGCCACTTTTTTCGGGGTGGCCAAAAGCGCAGAGCCCTTCGGGAAGTGGTTCTGCCAACTGGTCAGCTTTGCCGAGACTTTCCTCATCACCAACAGTATGTTGAGCATGGCGGCTCTCAGCCTAGACAGGTGGATCGCCGTCATGTTCCCTCTGAGCTATTCCAGTAAGATGCGCCACAGGGATGCCATCCTGATGGTGGTCTATTCCTGGCTGCAGTCCCTCACCTTCTCTCTGACTCAGCTGCTCATGGATTGGGGAGGCTACAGCCACACGTACGCCTCATGCACCGTTCACCTGGCCGCAGATGGAAGGTCACAGCTGGCCGCCTATGCCACCTTCACAGTGCTGCTCCATTGCTGCGGCTTTACTCTCAGTCTGGCAGTGCTTTGCTTCTCCTACCTCAAAGTTTTGAGAGTCGCCAAGTCCCATTGTAAGAGGATAGACGTCATCACAGTGCAGACTCTGCTCCTCTTGGTTGACATTCACCCCAG TGTGAAAGAAAGGTGTTTGGCAGAACAGAAGAAGAGGAGGCAGAGGGCCACAAAGAAAATTTGCGTTTTCATAGGTTCcttcatcttctgctattcaccaTATGTTATAACAAG GTTAGTGGAGTTGTTGCCCTCTGTGCACATCCCACAGTACTGGGGCATCATCACCAAATGTCTGTGCTACGCCAAGGCTTCAAGTGACCCATTTGTCTACTGTCTACTGCGGCATCAGTACAGAAAAGTCCTGGTTCGTATCATTGGACGCTTTTTCAGAAAGGATCATTACTTACTGTCGACCAGCACCTGGAGCAGCACATTTGACACTACAGAAGACAACTGCGCTAGAACAACATGA